TGTTCCATGATGGTAATTGCGGTGATCACACCACGGCCTGCACATCCTACTCCGGGTTCAGGACCACCAGATTCTACACATTTTATTCCTTTAAAACCTGTGGACATAATTTTGTCAAGATCCATACAAGCTTCTTCTCCCTCTTCCCGGAGGGTGTCCATCATGGTTTTCTGCATTTTTCCCCCAAGTATCATTCTTGTACTATCTGCTTTTGGGTCGCAGCCGTGTATCATAACTCTTTGATCGTGAAAGTGTGCCATTGCGGCAGCTGTGTTTTGGGTGGTTGTAGATTTTCCAATTCCACCTTTACCATATATAGCGATTTTTCTTACCATTTTGACATCTCCCGTCATTTTTTTTCTTATTTAAATATATTATCAAAAATTTTCCGAAATAGACGGAATACGGAATCATACTTCCGACAAAGAAGCATTGTTCATTTTTCTATATAAATGTTTCTATTTTGGATAAAAAATTGGAAGATTACTTGAATATTCAAACAAGAATTTTCTATATTAATGAACAATTATGTACCATATTTAATATATTTTGGAAAAATCCATAATATTATAAATTATTAGTGATAATATTCAAAATTACCTGAATATTAATGAATCATTAAATGACTAACATAATTACTCATAATTAATAGATTAATTAACTCGATATGCAAGAAAATACTAGAGGTAAATAATGGAAGAAATAAAAGAAATAAAGTACTCACCCATTGGGACGATCCACTCTCCATTTACAAGCCTGGAGGGAATGCCTATACAACCAGTAGGGGCCTGTGGAATAAAAGGAACTATTCAATTAAAAGAAAAATATGAAGGAGGTTTAAGTGATCTGGATGGATTTTCACACTTAATTCTCATATATCACCTTCATCTTAGCAATGGTTATGTATTGAAGGTAAAACCATTTTTAGATAACGAAAAAAGAGGAATTTTTGCTACTCGAGCACCTAAAAGGCCCAATCCTATCGGAATTTCTGTAGTGAAGCTGGAAAATATTCAAGGGAATATAATTCATATTTCAAATGTGGATATTGCTGATGGTACCCCTCTTTTAGATATAAAACCATATATTCCTCATTTTGATAGAAATGAAGATGATGAAATTTGCATAGGTTGGTTTGAGGATAAACACCATGAAGCAGCTAATAAAAAATCAGACGATAGATTTTTGAATTAAATTTTTTTATTTATTTTATTTTTTATTAAATATATCGAAATTAGCTAAATTTGTAAATTTAATATAATATTTTCAAAACTCAATTTCTCTTTTTATTTAAAATTTTCATAATTATTTTTGTTCGTCCCATTAGATATGTATATCTATGTATATCGCTATTCATATTAATCAAATTTTGAATAATTAAAAATAAAAAAATAATTAGCTAAAGTAAATAGTATAAAAAATTTATAATGGGTTTTTATTGAGTAACTGGCTCATTAAAGTAACGAAAATAAAGCTTAAAATAAGCAATACTAAAATAGTTATAGTTGTATCCATATTAACACCTATTAATTTTTAAATATTTTTATTATAATTTTCTATTTCAATTATTTTTATTTTATTTTATTACCTTATAAATCTTGATATAAAAAATTTAATAAATTTTCAAATAATTTCTTATTGTTGTGAATAAAATGGTTTATTTAGATTAAATAATCTTTTCTAATTCCTTAAGTTTAACCAAGGTTTCCACAGCTTTAGGTTCTACAGAAATGCCCTGTTCTTTAACCGCTGCTAAAGGATTTAAACCACCCGGAGCAACTATTCCTACTCTATAACGCTCTACTTTAGCATTATAAACCAATTCACTGGGTTCTCCAATTTTAAGCACGGATAATCCAGCATCTTGTATATGTGATAATATTTCTAGCGCATGGGGCCGGGCCAAATATGGAATTTCTTTTAAGCCGGCCAACAATCGACCGTATCCAGTAAGAGCTTCATTAACAGAGGTCATGTCTTTGGAGATATATATTTCGTGAGGATCCAGTGAAGAA
Above is a window of Methanobacteriales archaeon HGW-Methanobacteriales-1 DNA encoding:
- the tsaA gene encoding tRNA (N6-threonylcarbamoyladenosine(37)-N6)-methyltransferase TrmO, with product MEEIKEIKYSPIGTIHSPFTSLEGMPIQPVGACGIKGTIQLKEKYEGGLSDLDGFSHLILIYHLHLSNGYVLKVKPFLDNEKRGIFATRAPKRPNPIGISVVKLENIQGNIIHISNVDIADGTPLLDIKPYIPHFDRNEDDEICIGWFEDKHHEAANKKSDDRFLN